CGCGGTCAACCTCTACCAGGTGCGCGGCCCGGGTGCCGTCACCGCGCAGAACTGGGTCGGCCAACTGACCCCGTTGCACGCCACGTCGAGCGGCAAGATCCTGCTGGCCCACCTGCCCGCCAAGGAGCGCGCCGCGCTGTTGACCGAGACCGGCCTGAAGAAGGTCACCCCGCGCACCATCACCGCGAAGACGAAGCTCGAGAAGAACCTCGCCGAGGCCCGGGAGCGCGGTTACGCCTGGGCCCTGGAGGAGTTGGAGCTCGGCCTGCACGCCATGGCCGCGCCGGTCCGCGACCGGGACGGAGCGGTCATCGCGGCGCTCAGCGCCTCAGGACCCGCGTACCGGCTCTCCGAGGAGCGTCTCCACGAGCTCGCTCCGGTACTGGTCAAGGGCGCCGAGGAGATCAGCCACCGCATGGGTTACCTGGGCTGAGCCCCCAGCCGGGCCTGGACCCAGTCGTGGAACTCGCCGATGTGGTGCTCGCTGGGCACCAGGACGCCACCCTTGGCGTACAGCCGTGAGCTCATCCCGGGCTGCGTGCGCTCGCACGCGTCGAAGTCCTGTCGGTTGACCCGGTCGAAGAGCTCCACCGACCTGCTGACGTCCTTGCCGCTCTCCACTACATGCGGTAGATACAGCCAGTCGCACTCGACGATGGTGCGGTCGGCCGCGACCGGGTACATCCGGTGGAAGATCACATGGTCGGGTACGAGGTTGATGAACACCTGCGGCCGCACGGTGATCGCGTAGTAGCGGCGGTCCTGGTCCTCGGAGACTCCGGGAATGCGGTCCAGTCCCTCCGATCCGTCGACGGTGAAGCCCCTGACGTCCTCACCGAACTCCGCGCCGTGGCCCACGTAGTACTGGGCCGCGTATCCGTCGGCGAACTCCGGTAGCACCTCGGTGAGTTCGGGGTGGATCGTCGCGCAGTGGTAGCACTCCATGAAGTTCTCGACGATGAGTTTCCAGTTCGCCTTCACGTCATAGACGATCCGCCGGCCGACCTCCAGCCCTCCGATGTCGTAGTGCTCGATCGACTCGGCGTCGCCCAGGCGCGCGATCACGTCCTGGACGACCTCGTCGAAGGGCGGCGGGTCCTCCGCGAGGCACACCCACACATAGCCCAGCCATTCGCGCACCGCCACGCTCGCGAGGCCGTACTCGGTACGGCCCACGTCCGGCATCTTCGTCAGGTTGGGCGCGGCGACGAGCTTGCCCGTCAGGTCGTACGTCCAGGCGTGGTACGGGCATTGGAAGGCTCGCTTGACCTCGCCGGACTCCTCGGTGCACAGCTTGGCGCCCCGGTGCCGGCAGACATTGAAGTAGGCGCGGATCGAGTTGTCCCGGGCCCGCGTGACGAGGATGCTCTCGCGGCCCACCTCAACTGTCTTGAAGGCGCCGGGTTTGGGCAGGTCAAGGGCGCGGACGGCGCAGAACCACATCGCTTCGAAGATGCGCTCCTGCTCCTGGGCGAAGATCCCGGGATCCGTGTAGGAGGCGCCGGGGAGGGTGGCGATCAGACTGTCCGGCAGGCTGGTCGAGGTCACAGTGCACTCCTCGGGGAACGTCGTGGACCGGTGATGCACGCCGGGACGAGCGGACGGCGTTCTGAACGGGGCGACAGCGGCGGTGCTGTCAGGCCGCGGCGGCGAGCTGCTTGCGCCAGCGCATGAACAGCCGCGGCTGATTCATCCCGAGCACGGCGACCGGATGACCGGAACGCCGGTAGACGGCCAGGACGTTGCGGTCGTCCCGGGCGCCTTCCTCGATCGTCACACTGTCGGCACCGGCGGCGTGACCGGCGAACTGGATCTTCACGCCGTACTGGTCCGACCAGAAGTAGGGCGGCCTCGGCGCGCTCGGTTCCACCGCGCCGCCCGCCAGCAGTGCGGTCACGGCGGCGTCGGGCCGCTCCCGTGCGCCGGTCCAGTGTTCGACCCGGCGGTGCAGGCCCGCGCGCGGGTCGTACCAGGAGGCGCAGTCACCGACCGCGACCACACCGGCCAGGCTGGTGCGGCCGTCGGCGCCGCACTTGACGCCGTCGTCGAGCTCGATGCCCGAGCCCGCGAGCCATGCGACGCACGGGCGGGCACCGACCCCCACCACCACGATGTCGGCGGGGACACTGCGGCCGTCCTCCAGCAGGACGGCCTCGACGCGGCTCTCGCCGCTCAGTCCCTTGACACCCACCCCGCACAGCAGCCGTACCCCGTGGTCCGCGTGGAGGGCGGAAACGACTTTGCCCATGGTCTCGCCCAGCGGTCCGGCCAGCGGGGTCGGGGCCGCTTCGACCACGGTCACGTCGAGCCCGAGGGCGTACGCGGTGGAGGCGACCTCGGCGCCGATGAAGCCGCCGCCGATCACCACCAGCCGTCCCCCGAGGCTCAGTTCGTCGCGCAGGGCGCGGGCGTCGTCCAGGGTGCGCAGGGTGTGCACCCCGGCCAGGCCGTCCGTGCCGGGCAGGGTCCGGGCGGCGGCGCCGGTCGCTATGACGACGCCGTCCGCCCGTACCTCGCTGCCGTCGGCGAGCCGTACGGCGCGCCGGGGGCCGTCGAGACCGACGGCGCGGACACCGAGCAGCCACTGTGCCCGCAGGTCCTCGGCGTCCGGCTCCAGCGCGAGATCGGCCTCGGCCAGGGAGCCGGCCAGGAACTCCTTGGACAACGGGGGCCTGTCGTAGGGGCGGTGCAGTTCGTCGCCGATGACGACGAGCCGCCCGTCGTAGCCCTGTTTCCGCAGCGAGCGCGCCGCCGACAGACCGGCGAGCGAGGCGCCGACCACGGCGACCGTCCTCACGCGGGTCCGCCGGCGAGCCGGGCCGCGACGCAGGGCGGCAGGTTGGGGGCGTCCAGGGACAGCCGGACGTAGATCATGCCGTCCTCGACGTGGACCTCGTGGGTGCGGACCGGGCGCTTGGCCGGCGGAGCGTCGACGGCACCCGTCCGCAGGTCGAACTTCGAGGCGTGCAGCGGGCATTCGACCTCGCAGCCCTCCAGCCAGCCGTCGGCGAGCGAGGCGTCCTGATGGGTGCAGGTGTCGTCGATGGCGAAGACCTCGCCGTCGTCGGTGTGGAACACCGAGACCGGCGGATCGATGTCGAGCCGGTAGGCCTCGCCTCGAGGAAGGTCCACGAGACGGCACGCGGGAATCATCATGACACCTCGGTGCGTATAGCGAAACGGATTGCGTTGAACGCAACGTCAGTCTGAGGGCGCCCACAAACCCTTGTCAAGGCGTCCAGAGGACGGACACACCCTTTGTTCCACGTTGCCTTGCACGCAACAGAGTGCGTCATAAGAAACGCATGACGCCTGCCCCTCACAGCACCACCACGGACCGCAGCACCTCACCGCGGTGCATCTTCTCGAACGCCTTCTCCACGTCCCCGAGGTCGATGGTCTCGGAGACGAAGGCGTCCAGGTCGAAGCGTCCGCCCAGGTAGAGGTCGATGAGGGCAGGGAAGTCGCGGGAGGGCAGACAGTCGCCGTACCAGCTGGACTTCAGCGCGCCGCCCCGCCCGAAGACGTCGAGCAGCGGCAGCT
This portion of the Streptomyces canus genome encodes:
- a CDS encoding IclR family transcriptional regulator, giving the protein MQSVDRAIHVMEILAQRGEAGVSEVAAEIDVHKSTAFRLLGALEARGLVEQAGERGKYRLGFGIVRLAGAVTGRIDITQQSRPVCEDLAEEIGETVNLAVMQERYAVNLYQVRGPGAVTAQNWVGQLTPLHATSSGKILLAHLPAKERAALLTETGLKKVTPRTITAKTKLEKNLAEARERGYAWALEELELGLHAMAAPVRDRDGAVIAALSASGPAYRLSEERLHELAPVLVKGAEEISHRMGYLG
- a CDS encoding aromatic ring-hydroxylating oxygenase subunit alpha, with amino-acid sequence MTSTSLPDSLIATLPGASYTDPGIFAQEQERIFEAMWFCAVRALDLPKPGAFKTVEVGRESILVTRARDNSIRAYFNVCRHRGAKLCTEESGEVKRAFQCPYHAWTYDLTGKLVAAPNLTKMPDVGRTEYGLASVAVREWLGYVWVCLAEDPPPFDEVVQDVIARLGDAESIEHYDIGGLEVGRRIVYDVKANWKLIVENFMECYHCATIHPELTEVLPEFADGYAAQYYVGHGAEFGEDVRGFTVDGSEGLDRIPGVSEDQDRRYYAITVRPQVFINLVPDHVIFHRMYPVAADRTIVECDWLYLPHVVESGKDVSRSVELFDRVNRQDFDACERTQPGMSSRLYAKGGVLVPSEHHIGEFHDWVQARLGAQPR
- a CDS encoding NAD(P)/FAD-dependent oxidoreductase; the encoded protein is MRTVAVVGASLAGLSAARSLRKQGYDGRLVVIGDELHRPYDRPPLSKEFLAGSLAEADLALEPDAEDLRAQWLLGVRAVGLDGPRRAVRLADGSEVRADGVVIATGAAARTLPGTDGLAGVHTLRTLDDARALRDELSLGGRLVVIGGGFIGAEVASTAYALGLDVTVVEAAPTPLAGPLGETMGKVVSALHADHGVRLLCGVGVKGLSGESRVEAVLLEDGRSVPADIVVVGVGARPCVAWLAGSGIELDDGVKCGADGRTSLAGVVAVGDCASWYDPRAGLHRRVEHWTGARERPDAAVTALLAGGAVEPSAPRPPYFWSDQYGVKIQFAGHAAGADSVTIEEGARDDRNVLAVYRRSGHPVAVLGMNQPRLFMRWRKQLAAAA
- a CDS encoding bifunctional 3-phenylpropionate/cinnamic acid dioxygenase ferredoxin subunit codes for the protein MMIPACRLVDLPRGEAYRLDIDPPVSVFHTDDGEVFAIDDTCTHQDASLADGWLEGCEVECPLHASKFDLRTGAVDAPPAKRPVRTHEVHVEDGMIYVRLSLDAPNLPPCVAARLAGGPA